A DNA window from Hordeum vulgare subsp. vulgare chromosome 1H, MorexV3_pseudomolecules_assembly, whole genome shotgun sequence contains the following coding sequences:
- the LOC123448172 gene encoding poly [ADP-ribose] polymerase 1 gives MAAAPPKAWKAEYAKSGRSSCKSCKSPIAKDALRLGKMVQATQFDGFMPMWNHAKCIFNKKNQIKSVDDVEGIDALRWDDQEKIRNYAANSSTTSTATATATASSTAAIPDKCAIEVAQSARASCKRCSEKIAKGNVRVSSKLDGQGWYHVNCFLEMSPSASVEKFPGWETLSHDDRGAIIDVVKKGAASKQETTSKGSKRKIGDIDTHNSKAPNLNGSISEGAARSKGKLVVPCDPNSSSDDLHQKLKEQSDTLWKLKDELKKHVSTAELRDMLEVNEQDPSGPERDLLERCADGMLFGALGTCPVCNSCLYYYGGHYQCNGHVSEWSKCTYMTTEPVRIKKKWKIPDEIKNDYLTKWFKSQKVKKPERILPPMSPQKSVGQSPQQSFVGEALDKLRVCIVGQSKDVADEWKQKLKLAGAHFSPRVTKDINCVVSCGGLDNESAEVRKARRQKIPIVKEDYLGECIRKNRVLPFDLYKVATTLEESSKGSTVTVKVKGRSAVHEASGLQDTGHILEDGKSIYNTTLNISDMTQGVNSYYILQIIEEDDGSECYVFRKWGRVGSEKIGGKKLEEMSKTDAIHEFKRLFLEKTGNPWEAWEQKTNFQKQPGRFYPLDIDYGVKQAPKRKDISKMKSSLAPQVLELMMMLFNVETYRAAMMEFEINMAEMPLGKLSKENIQKGFEALTEIQNLLDDTGNQELALRESLIVAASNRFFTLIPSVHPHIIHDKDDLTMKAKMLEALQDIEIASKLVGFDGDNDESLDDKYKKLHCNITPLAHDSEDYKLVEKYLLNTHAPTHKDWSLELEEVYVLDRDGEGNKYSRYKNNLHNKMLLWHGSRLTNFIGILSQGLRIAPPEAPVTGYMFGKGLYFADLVSKSAQYCYVDRKNPTGLMLLSEVALGDMHELKKATPMDKPPRGKHSTKGLGKTVPLESEFVKWRDDVVVPCGKPVPASIRASELLYNEYIVYNTAQVKMQFLLKVKFRHKR, from the exons ATGGCGGCGGCGCCGCCCAAGGCCTGGAAGGCGGAGTACGCCAAGTCGGGGCGGTCCTCGTGCAAGTCGTGCAAGTCCCCCATTGCCAAGGACGCGCTCCGCCTCGGCAAGATGGTCCAGGCCACCCAGTTCGACGGCTTCATGCCC ATGTGGAACCATGCCAAATGCATCTTCAACAAGAAAAACCAGATAAAATC TGTTGATGATGTTGAAGGAATAGATGCACTTAGGTGGGATGACCAAGAGAAGATAAGAAACTATGCTGCAAATTCCTCGACTACTTCAACTGCAACTGCAACTGCAACTGCAAGTTCCACAGCTGCTATTCCTGACAAATGTGCTATTGAGGTTGCTCAATCTGCCCGTGCTTCCTGTAAACGGTGCAGTGAAAAGATTGCAAAAGGCAAT GTTCGTGTTTCATCTAAACTTGATGGCCAAGGTTGGTATCATGTTAATTGTTTCTTGGAAATGTCCCCAAGTGCAAGTGTTGAGAAATTCCCAGGCTGGGAGACCTTGTCACACGATGATAGAGGAGCTATTATTGATGTTGTTAAGAAAGGCGCTGCCAGCAAAC AAGAAACAACTTCGAAGGGCTCCAAGCGCAAGATTGGTGACATTGATACGCATAACTCCAAAGCTCCCAACTTAAATGGAAGTATATCTGAAGGTGCTGCACGAAGCAAAGGAAAACTTGTTGTACCATGTGATCCCAATTCTAGTTCTGATGATCTGCACCAAAAGCTTAAAGAGCAAAGTGACACACTTTGGAAGTTAAAGGATGAACTCAAAAAGCATGTTTCAACTGCTGAGCTGAGGGATATGCTTGAAGTTAATGAGCAAGATCCATCTGGACCAGAGCGGGATCTATTGGAACGTTG TGCTGATGGGATGCTGTTTGGAGCGCTGGGCACTTGCCCAGTCTGTAATAGCTGCCTATACTATTATGGTGGTCACTATCAGTGCAATGGCCATGTTTCAGAGTGGTCCAAATGTACCTACATGACAACAGAACCTGTACGCATTAAGAAAAAATGGAAAATTCCTGATGAAATAAAGAATGATTATCTTACAAAG TGGTTCAAGTCTCAAAAGGTTAAGAAACCAGAGCGAATTCTTCCCCCAATGTCACCTCAGAAGTCTGTAGGTCAATCCCCTCAGCAGTCTTTCGTCGGTGAAGCATTGGATAAGTTGAGAGTTTGTATAGTAGGGCAATCTAAAGATGTAGCT GATGAGTGGAAGCAGAAGCTTAAACTTGCTGGTGCCCACTTCAGTCCCAGGGTTACCAAAG ATATTAACTGTGTAGTTTCATGCGGTGGGCTTGATAATGAGAGCGCTGAAGTCAGGAAAGCTAG GAGGCAGAAGATACCAATCGTTAAAGAAGATTACCTAGGAGAATGCATTAGAAAAAACAGGGTGCTTCCATTTGATTTATATAAAGTTGCGACTACCTTGGAGGAATCATCAAAAGGTAGCACGGTCACTGTTAAAGTTAAGGGCCGAAGTGCTGTTCATGAGGCTTCCGGTCTGCAAGATACGGGCCATATTCTGGAAGATGGCAAAAGCATTTACAATACAACCCTAAACATTTCTGACATGACACAAGGTGTTAACAG CTACTATATACTTCAGATCATCGaagaggatgatgggagtgaatgCTATGTATTTCGAAAGTGGGGGCGAGTTGGCAGTGAAAAGATTGGTGGAAAGAAACTGGAGGAGATGTCAAAAACTGACGCAATACATGAATTTAAAAGATTATTTCTGGAAAAGACTGGAAACCCCTGGGAAGCATGGGAACAAAAAACAAATTTTCAGAAGCAGCCTGGGAGATTTTATCCACTTGACATT GATTACGGAGTTAAGCAAGCACCGAAACGGAAAGACATCAGCAAAATGAAAAGTTCACTTGCTCCTCAGGTGCTGGAACTCATGATGATGCTTTTCAATGTTGAAACATATAG GGCTGCTATGAtggaatttgaaatcaatatgGCAGAAATGCCCCTTGGGAAATTAAGCAAGGAAAATATCCAGAAAG GATTTGAAGCATTAACTGAGATACAAAATCTACTGGATGACACTGGCAATCAAGAACTGGCTCTTAGAGAGAGCTTGATTGTTGCTGCAAGCAATCGTTTCTTCACTCTTATTCCTTCTGTTCATCCACATATTATACATGATAAGGATGACCTGACAATGAAA GCGAAAATGCTTGAAGCTCTTCAGGATATTGAAATTGCTTCTAAACTAGTTGGTTTTGATGGTGACAATGATGAATCTCTTGATGATAAGTACAAAAAACTTCATTGTAACATCACCCCGCTAGCTCATGACAGTGAAGATTACAAGTTGGTCGAGAAATATCTCCTCAATACACATGCTCCTACTCACAAG GACTGGTCATTGGAATTAGAGGAAGTCTATGTGCTTGATCGAGATGGGGAAGGCAACAAGTACTCAAGATATAAAAATAATCTCCATAACAAGATGCTATTATGGCATG GTTCAAGGTTGACAAATTTTATTGGAATTCTTAGTCAAGGACTAAGGATAGCACCTCCTGAGGCACCCGTGACCGGCTATATG TTTGGCAAAGGCCTCTACTTTGCAGATTTAGTAAGCAAGAGTGCACAGTATTGTTATGTGGATAGAAAAAATCCGACTGGCTTGATGCTTCTTTCTGAGGTTGCTCTAGGAGACATGCATGAACTGAAAAAAGCAACG CCAATGGACAAACCTCCAAGAGGGAAGCATTCGACCAAGGGCTTAGGCAAAACTGTGCCACTAGAGTCGGAGTTTGTTAAATGGAGGGATGATGTCGTCGTGCCTTGTGGCAAGCCAGTGCCAGCATCTATCAGGGCATCTGAGCTTCTGTACAACGAGTATATAGTGTACAACACAGCTCAG GTGAAGATGCAGTTCTTGTTGAAGGTCAAATTCCGTCACAAGCGTTGA